The genomic window GGCTCCTTGCGCGCTAACACGACCCTAACATTCCGCACACGCGCACCAAACATGAGTAGGGCGTCCTCGATGTGACACTGAGTGGGTGTGTCGCTGTCCGCTTGGGGCGGACGGCCGGAAGCCGGGGAGGTGTTGTGCCCGAGGTCACCGACAGCCACTTAGAGGACCTGGAGTCCGTACCTCCGGGGCCATCGGCCACCCACCCGGAATCGACGCTCGACCGCCGCTCCTTCCTCGTCTGGGCGGCCGTCGCGTCACTCGGCGCCTCCGCGGTATTTGTCGGCGCCACCTTGGTGCAGGCGGTCGTGCCGCCAAGCCGCTCGATCGACGGCAAGACCAAGCCGGGGCGAGTCACTGTGGCGCGAACCGGCGGCCTATCGATCGGTGCACCGGTGCGAGCTGCCTACGGCGACGATGCCGTCTTCGTGGTCCGAACCGGGCCTGACTCCTTCTCGGTGTACAACGCCGCCTGCCCACACGTGGGATGCGGCCTGAAGTTCGACGAGTCGGCCAAGCGGTTCACGTGTCCGTGTCACGCCAGCACGTTCGACCTGGGCGGCCGCAGACTGAGCGGTCCGGCGCCCCGTGACATGACGCACGCGCAGTTCGAGATCGTAGGCTCAGACATCATCGTGACGGCCGTGGAATCGTGAGGCGCTCCGGATGAGCGATCCCGCCAACAACCGAGGCCCGATGG from Coriobacteriia bacterium includes these protein-coding regions:
- a CDS encoding ubiquinol-cytochrome c reductase iron-sulfur subunit, which encodes MPEVTDSHLEDLESVPPGPSATHPESTLDRRSFLVWAAVASLGASAVFVGATLVQAVVPPSRSIDGKTKPGRVTVARTGGLSIGAPVRAAYGDDAVFVVRTGPDSFSVYNAACPHVGCGLKFDESAKRFTCPCHASTFDLGGRRLSGPAPRDMTHAQFEIVGSDIIVTAVES